One genomic region from Oncorhynchus gorbuscha isolate QuinsamMale2020 ecotype Even-year linkage group LG13, OgorEven_v1.0, whole genome shotgun sequence encodes:
- the phykpl gene encoding 5-phosphohydroxy-L-lysine phospho-lyase isoform X2, whose translation MELLNANSRFLHDNIVQYADRLAATLPDKLRVFYFVNSGSEANDLALRLAHQYTQHEDVIVLDHAYHGHLTSLIDISPYKFQKLTGQKEWVHVAPIPDIYRGIFREDHPNPAQAYADTVKDVIDKVHQKGRKVSAFFSESLPSVGGQILLPKGYSTKVAEYVRSAGGVFVADEVQTGFGRVGSHFWAFQLQGDDFSPDIVTMGKPMGNGHPLSCVATTAEIAGAFTANGVEYFNTFGGNPVSCAIGLAVLDVIEKEDLRGNSSRVGGHLLDRLRQLQTKHPIIGDVRGVGLFVGLEMVTDKEQRTPATDAAAQVVRRLKEEYICVSTDGPWENIVKFKPPMCFSMEDADLVADRIHHILTDMERSHQ comes from the exons ATGGAGCTTCTGAATGCCAATTCGCGCTTCCTTCACGACAATATAGTTCAGTATGCCGACCGCCTCGCTGCCACTCTGCCCGACAAGCTGCGTGTCTTCTATTTTGTCAACTCAGG CTCAGAGGCCAATGATCTGGCACTACGCTTGGCCCACCAGTACACCCAACATGAAGATGTCATTGTGCTTGACCA TGCATATCATGGGCACCTGACTTCGCTCATCGATATCAGTCCATACAAGTTCCAGAAACTGACAGGACAGAAAGAGTGGGTTCACGTG GCACCCATACCAGACATCTATAGAGGTATATTCAGAGAGGACCATCCCAACCCAGCCCAGGCATATGCAGATACTGTGAAGGATGTGATAGACAAGGTGCACCAAAAAGGTCGCAAG GTTTCTGCATTTTTTTCTGAATCATTGCCCAGTGTTGGAGGCCAAATCCTCTTGCCCAAAGGATACTCAACTAAAGTAGCAGA ATACGTGCGCTCTGCAGGGGGAGTGTTTGTGGCAGACGAGGTGCAAACAGGTTTTGGGCGTGTGGGGAGCCATTTCTGGGCCTTCCAGCTGCAGGGTGATGATTTTAGCCCTGACATAGTGACAATGGGCAAGCCGATGGGCAACGGACATCCCCTGTCATGTGTAGCAACCACAGCGGAGATCGCTGGGGCCTTCACAGCCAACGGAGTGGAGTACTTCAATACA TTTGGCGGTAACCCAGTGTCGTGTGCCATTGGCCTGGCTGTCCTGGACGTGATTGAGAAGGAGGACCTGAGGGGGAACTCGTCAAGAGTAGGAGGACACCTATTGGACCGGCTGAGACAGCTACAGACCAAACATCCAATCATTGGAGACGTCCG TGGAGTGGGTCTGTTTGTGGGCTTGGAGATGGTCACCGACAAAGAACAGAGGACCCCAGCTACAGACGCAGCAGCGCAAGTTGTCAGAAG ACTGAAAGAGGAGTATATCTGTGTCAGTACAGACGGCCCCTGGGAGAACATTGTCAAGTTTAAACCTCCCATGTGCTTCAGTATGGAGGACGCAGACTTGGTGGCAGACAGGATACACCACATTCTCACAG ACATGGAGCGCAGTCATCAATAA
- the LOC123993236 gene encoding LOW QUALITY PROTEIN: protein FAM53C-like (The sequence of the model RefSeq protein was modified relative to this genomic sequence to represent the inferred CDS: deleted 2 bases in 2 codons), with protein MVTLITEQLRRQNLEEPPYRRAFSLNVSLPEVGSSPTVCWRGYGLTPESSWSMFPSSKTHLQDAVSVLDPLGTPLPSTSATNMSLQNSPPLPPPPPKRHCRSLSVPEDLSRYRTPWRPSASKIWTPVKRRCHSGGGGGRHGSWLLGGSVPLRGPSSSLTSSLHSSSSPTFFSLALSPDSPIPWSVSWDHYDPPRESYTGLFPSSCSSSPATLSSCRPLQQRRFSLSPVHILPPQPSPALASRYIGMEVPAPSPTPSSACSTPSSSRRVLPLRLPRCHSQPCDLRKPGLKRRHDPDTLPNYTRPGLDFSKMTQIRSGEPLVCGAAVCIGLEPVLGDFRGTFSPADLLGRTSIGPLSESEEEEEKIHMGVLEAGQQSVFERDCTELDLNLIEEN; from the exons ATGGTGACTCTCATCACAGAGCAGCTCCGCAGACAGAATCTGGAGGAGCCCCCTTATCGCAGGGCTTTCTCTCTTAATGTG TCATTGCCTGAAGTGGGTTCTAGCCCCACGGTGTGTTGGCGCGGGTATGGGTTGACTCCAG AGAGCAGTTGGTCTATGTTCCCATCCTCCAAGACTCATCTGCAGGATGCCGTCTCTGTCCTGGACCCCCTAGGAACCCCTCTCCCCAGCACCTCTGCGACAAACATGTCCCTACAGAACTCCCCGCCactgccccctcct ccccccaaaCGCCACTGTCGCTCCCTGTCCGTCCCTGAGGACCTGTCCCGCTACCGCACCCCCTGGCGCCCCAGCGCCTCCAAGATCTGGACCCCTGTCAAGCGCCGCTGCCACAGTGGTGGGGGGGGTGGCCGGCATGGGAGTTGGCTCCTTGGT GGCTCCGTACCCCTCCGAGGCCccagctcctccctcacctcctccctgcacTCCTCCTCCAGTCCCACCTTCTTCAGCCTGGCCCTGTCCCCGGACTCCCCTATCCCTTGGAGTGTTTCCTGGGACCACTATGACCCGCCCAGGGAGAGCTACACAGGCTTATTcccctcttcctgctcctcctccccggCCACGCTGAGTTCCTGTCGGCCCCTGCAGCAGCGccgcttctctctgtcccctgtgcACATCCTGCCCCCCCAGCCCTCTCCAGCTCTAGCCAGTCGCTACATTGGGATGGAGGTCCcggccccctcccccactccctcctcgGCCTGTAGTACCCCATCGTCCTCAAGGCGTGTCCTGCCCCTCCGTCTCCCACGCTGCCACTCTCAGCCCTGTGATCTACGTAAGCCCGGCCTGAAGCGACGCCATGACCCAGACACGCTCCCCAACTACACCAGGCCCGGCCTTGACTTCAGCAAGATGACTCAG ATTCGTAGTGGGGAGCCCCTGGTGTGTGGAGCAGCCGTCTGCATTGGTCTGGAACCTGTTTTAGGGGACTTCAGAGGAACCTTTTCACCTGCAGACCTCCTGGGAAGAACCAGCATTGGACCGCTGAGTGaaagtgaggaggaggaagagaaaataCATATGGGTGTGCTAGAGGCTGGACAGCAGAGTGTGTTTGAAAGAGACTGCACAGAACTGGACTTGAACCTCATTGAGGAGAACTGA
- the phykpl gene encoding 5-phosphohydroxy-L-lysine phospho-lyase isoform X1: MALEMFKKEETLAMRKKLIGQSCRLFYSDDPVKIVRARGQYLYDENGKRYLDCISNVQHVGHCHPSITQAATTQMELLNANSRFLHDNIVQYADRLAATLPDKLRVFYFVNSGSEANDLALRLAHQYTQHEDVIVLDHAYHGHLTSLIDISPYKFQKLTGQKEWVHVAPIPDIYRGIFREDHPNPAQAYADTVKDVIDKVHQKGRKVSAFFSESLPSVGGQILLPKGYSTKVAEYVRSAGGVFVADEVQTGFGRVGSHFWAFQLQGDDFSPDIVTMGKPMGNGHPLSCVATTAEIAGAFTANGVEYFNTFGGNPVSCAIGLAVLDVIEKEDLRGNSSRVGGHLLDRLRQLQTKHPIIGDVRGVGLFVGLEMVTDKEQRTPATDAAAQVVRRLKEEYICVSTDGPWENIVKFKPPMCFSMEDADLVADRIHHILTDMERSHQ, from the exons ATGGCGTTGGAAATGTTCAAGAAAGAAGAGACTCTTGCAATGAGAAAGAAACTGATTGG GCAGTCTTGCAGACTCTTCTATTCAGACGATCCCGTGAAGATAGTCAGAGCCAGAGGACAGTATTTGTATGACGAAAATGGCAAGCGGTACTTGGACTGTATCAGCAACGTTCAGCACG TGGGTCACTGTCATCCCAGCATCACACAAGCAGCCACAACGCAGATGGAGCTTCTGAATGCCAATTCGCGCTTCCTTCACGACAATATAGTTCAGTATGCCGACCGCCTCGCTGCCACTCTGCCCGACAAGCTGCGTGTCTTCTATTTTGTCAACTCAGG CTCAGAGGCCAATGATCTGGCACTACGCTTGGCCCACCAGTACACCCAACATGAAGATGTCATTGTGCTTGACCA TGCATATCATGGGCACCTGACTTCGCTCATCGATATCAGTCCATACAAGTTCCAGAAACTGACAGGACAGAAAGAGTGGGTTCACGTG GCACCCATACCAGACATCTATAGAGGTATATTCAGAGAGGACCATCCCAACCCAGCCCAGGCATATGCAGATACTGTGAAGGATGTGATAGACAAGGTGCACCAAAAAGGTCGCAAG GTTTCTGCATTTTTTTCTGAATCATTGCCCAGTGTTGGAGGCCAAATCCTCTTGCCCAAAGGATACTCAACTAAAGTAGCAGA ATACGTGCGCTCTGCAGGGGGAGTGTTTGTGGCAGACGAGGTGCAAACAGGTTTTGGGCGTGTGGGGAGCCATTTCTGGGCCTTCCAGCTGCAGGGTGATGATTTTAGCCCTGACATAGTGACAATGGGCAAGCCGATGGGCAACGGACATCCCCTGTCATGTGTAGCAACCACAGCGGAGATCGCTGGGGCCTTCACAGCCAACGGAGTGGAGTACTTCAATACA TTTGGCGGTAACCCAGTGTCGTGTGCCATTGGCCTGGCTGTCCTGGACGTGATTGAGAAGGAGGACCTGAGGGGGAACTCGTCAAGAGTAGGAGGACACCTATTGGACCGGCTGAGACAGCTACAGACCAAACATCCAATCATTGGAGACGTCCG TGGAGTGGGTCTGTTTGTGGGCTTGGAGATGGTCACCGACAAAGAACAGAGGACCCCAGCTACAGACGCAGCAGCGCAAGTTGTCAGAAG ACTGAAAGAGGAGTATATCTGTGTCAGTACAGACGGCCCCTGGGAGAACATTGTCAAGTTTAAACCTCCCATGTGCTTCAGTATGGAGGACGCAGACTTGGTGGCAGACAGGATACACCACATTCTCACAG ACATGGAGCGCAGTCATCAATAA